A genomic segment from Aspergillus chevalieri M1 DNA, chromosome 7, nearly complete sequence encodes:
- a CDS encoding uncharacterized protein (CAZy:CE10;~COG:I;~EggNog:ENOG410PNHB;~InterPro:IPR033140,IPR029058,IPR013094;~PFAM:PF10340,PF07859;~SECRETED:SignalP(1-28);~go_function: GO:0016787 - hydrolase activity [Evidence IEA]) yields the protein MATPLAAVLSTLNLPLLALFYLPPQLRQERDWTYRQALMNKLLKSFLRNYTAVHVKQPLSLKPRLEGDRFAVIEPASPELYTGVAEDKEIVPETIGGTWYPVPYQVNESPVKDQHVALHLHGGSYVLGDGRTASCQSLVKTLLSNTPAKYVFSLQYRLACNPNARFPAQLQDLITAYSYLLHTLHIPPSRIVISGDSSGAHLTIALLRYIVDHPSILPAPKCSWLFSPWCDIPEATDTEIWRKSPNYQTEYIPPTFPAWGASQFLKDVEITERVERYVAPLWHPFTVPSPVLVVTGEREVLAPEHIKMAQSLQNMTKDNNSRVELFVENKVPHDVLMVGWILGFREEAKQCASRAGKFVGQVQTMPEKDQLDQSTHVPGSPLGEINQH from the coding sequence ATGGCAACCCCCCTGGCAGCAGTCCTGTCCACTCTCAATCTCCCACTACTGGCGCTTTTCTATCTCCCTCCTCAGCTTCGCCAGGAACGAGACTGGACATATCGACAAGCCCTAATGAATAAATTGCTCAAATCATTTTTGCGCAATTATACAGCAGTTCACGTGAAACAACCGCTCTCGCTCAAGCCGCGCCTCGAAGGAGATCGTTTTGCCGTGATTGAACCTGCGAGCCCCGAACTTTACACTGGCGTTGCTGAGGACAAGGAGATTGTACCGGAGACAATTGGGGGGACTTGGTATCCGGTACCTTACCAAGTAAACGAGTCTCCGGTCAAAGATCAGCATGTTGCACTGCACTTGCACGGCGGTTCTTATGTGTTAGGGGACGGCCGGACAGCATCCTGCCAATCGCTCGTCAAGACCTTACTTTCGAACACCCCGGCGAAATATGTTTTCAGTCTTCAGTACCGACTCGCTTGCAATCCGAACGCACGCTTCCCGGCACAACTCCAAGATCTCATCACCGCATACTCCTATCTACTCCACACCTTGCACATCCCACCCTCGCGTATCGTCATCAGCGGGGACAGTTCCGGAGCTCATCTTACTATTGCCTTACTCCGCTACATAGTCGACCACCCGTCTATTCTTCCCGCGCCGAAGTGCAGCTGGCTGTTTTCTCCTTGGTGCGATATCCCCGAAGCCACTGATACCGAAATCTGGAGGAAGAGCCCAAACTACCAAACGGAGTATATCCCCCCGACATTTCCGGCATGGGGTGCCAGTCAGTTCCTGAAGGATGTTGAGATCACAGAGCGCGTCGAGCGATATGTGGCTCCGTTGTGGCATCCGTTCACCGTACCCTCGCCAGTGCTGGTTGTCACAGGGGAGCGCGAGGTCCTGGCTCCAGAACACATAAAGATGGCACAGAGCCTTCAGAACATGACAAAGGATAATAACTCTCGAGTTGAATTGTTTGTGGAGAATAAAGTGCCCCATGATGTCCTGATGGTTGGATGGATACTGGGATTCCGCGAGGAGGCGAAGCAGTGTGCTAGCAGAGCTGGGAAGTTTGTTGGTCAGGTACAAACTATGCCAGAGAAAGATCAATTGGATCAGTCAACTCATGTGCCTGGCAGTCCATTGGGCGAGATCAATCAACATTGA
- a CDS encoding Sec7 domain protein (COG:U;~EggNog:ENOG410PHQI;~InterPro:IPR035999,IPR041681,IPR011993,IPR023394, IPR000904;~PFAM:PF15410,PF01369;~go_function: GO:0005086 - ARF guanyl-nucleotide exchange factor activity [Evidence IEA];~go_process: GO:0032012 - regulation of ARF protein signal transduction [Evidence IEA]) produces the protein MNRTKPENGKAPQRDPSDLSPPRTPPSQMSRYQTIRKSPQGRPSLQDAFPDDTTATDTANSSNESGDERDPHDLSLSPKHAARTSIVDNMLQSLDQFSAGTSVLDDYRLFHSVLESDFYNRDSPASSSHGRYRGHTFSSSLSSETDLAYEEGVSHYGIQTANGRRSNSLRGTSSVRGYEGLYSRTQPHAGSSSLVYRPRKGSKGSSSSNYDFGPSSSRNRADSGSDAQSASIDYDGRAPFPPFPEDYEPLRYDDLDAAPTPSIPAGPRKYHSPSQSDYQNTLNPQSSMTPIASRRNSIKSPPDQGKKKHRPENIGTATIRRPVDLELEPPPPLGDSLDPPAPSPTISYNKPIFPPPPDPNPPKERPGFFRRVFGSAKNSTPDDASYLSHHDNDFPKVGRQPSKIDVPGPNTSVRSEGRQVVNKKSSFFRRRKKSVVDSVPPPISIPQHLAPKALDLMKPEPSPVSSLRQVMNPYISEGVPAPNRSSREYHGRETSAEDADHAKSASLASQKKRGSSVPPSSGSRYKYPGAYPPVPSGGLDTSFLANSSGDEASTTKSVDIGVTSPLSPPVSRDTDSESLGSPTQGRLAPPLPQISVPGTTLSPVVEDFPQKTPETPEAANPAKMPTPGTDSVLSETSNYFTAASTPVIQSEEPKPAESSDTKQDDTPKDGEGSHPTIADREQAQKLFDSQDEVVGNEPAAAWLGDPDRAVIREAYMDLFDWSNMHILAGLRSLCNRLILKGETQQIDRVLDAFSTRWCRCNPHHGFKAADVVHTICYSLLLLNTDLHLADIDQKMTKAQFVRNTLPTIERVAIDAAPGDFENGNKNQVSSSSGADAPSKLVNRLSRADLSGKTSMADFENGTGPLVNQPFHGTMRAWEQQVETVLREFYSSIQKERLPLHGAQPERDTPQASSNNLLSANQNSSLRRSPSTVSKSGSDIYPRGRSADSRYGTARWSSKPRSRARLYPPSAMGSSRTSLDDQSSLWSPSASSTWSKYSLGKLTSVSVDSFGSDFPRGEYQQSIGFANALSQAIIREDGASIASTEDPEAAPLLEDETLQLAGAPWAKEGSLKHKHHLDSVDKRAKDRNWNDCFAVIQQGWMRLFSFNPATKSGKQQKAKQRQAGSVVVGGGNWLSNAEEVWKFTLRQTIASQLPPPGYSKSRPHVWALSLPTGAVHLFQAGTPEIVREFVSTANYWSARLSKQPLVGGISNIEYGWSDAVINSALIHADSNNSNSPNHNTNGKSTPTGTRTSIQSSIRSSMDQQGVRPKLPADRVNISDWTPPQQSMAASNLPEEDQLKALQAYVKNTEEEFQRHNERRAAMILAFSPRHPNASKAMANFERKSSYLLREIVKFRTYIDSLHGALEQKKRIYPPGEENKESNPTDNDDSKAGDGQETPTKVSIETAHPA, from the exons ATGAACCGGACCAAACCAGAAAACGGCAAAGCCCCTCAGCGCGATCCGTCCGATCTTTCCCCTCCGCGAACACCCCCTTCGCAAATGTCCAGATATCAGACCATAAGGAAAAGTCCGCAAGGACGACCGTCATTGCAAGACGCATTTCCGGACGACACAACTGCCACCGACACggccaacagcagcaacgagTCTGGCGACGAGCGGGACCCCCATgacctttctctttctcccaAACATGCTGCCCGAACGTCCATTGTTGATAACATGTTACAATCCCTAGATCAATTCTCAGCAGGGACTTCAGTTCTCGACGATTATCGTCTGTTCCATTCCGTTCTCGAATCAGACTTCTATAACCGAGATTCGCCGGCTTCCTCATCCCACGGCCGCTATCGAGGCCAtaccttttcttcctcgttGTCCTCCGAAACCGATCTCGCCTACGAAGAAGGTGTCAGCCACTATGGAATACAGACTGCAAATGGCCGCCGGAGCAACAGTCTGAGAGGGACAAGCAGTGTCCGGGGATACGAGGGTCTTTATTCGCGAACCCAACCCCATGCCGGATCCAGTTCCCTTGTGTACCGGCCGAGAAAAGGCAGCAAGGGTAGCTCGTCGTCCAATTATGATTTTGGTCCATCCTCGTCGAGGAATCGTGCGGATTCAGGGAGCGATGCTCAGTCTGCCAGCATTGACTACGACGGGAGGGCCCCCTTTCCCCCATTTCCAGAAGATTATGAACCCCTGCGTTATGATGACCTCGATGCCGCTCCCACCCCGAGTATTCCTGCAGGCCCCAGAAAATACCATTCTCCTTCTCAATCCGACTATCAGAACACGCTGAACCCCCAGTCCTCGATGACTCCAATAGCGTCTCGGAGGAACAGTATCAAATCACCACCCGAccaagggaagaaaaagcacCGTCCCGAGAATATTGGCACGGCGACAATAAGGAGACCAGTTGATTTGGAACTCGAGCCTCCACCCCCGTTGGGAGATTCGCTGGATCCGCCTGCTCCAAGCCCAACCATCTCATATAACAAACCCATCTTTCCCCCTCCGCCTGACCCCAACCCGCCCAAGGAGCGTCCGGGATTTTTTCGGAGGGTATTTGGGTCGGCAAAGAACTCCACGCCCGATGATGCTTCGTATCTGTCACACCATGATAATGATTTCCCCAAGGTCGGAAGACAACCCTCTAAGATCGATGTGCCTGGTCCAAACACGTCCGTCCGGAGCGAGGGCCGCCAGGTGGTGAATAAAAAATCTTCCTTCTTCCGACGGCGAAAAAAGTCTGTTGTCGACAGTGTTCCGCCTCCCATCTCCATTCCTCAACACCTGGCTCCCAAGGCACTGGATCTCATGAAGCCGGAACCAAGCCCCGTAAGCAGTTTGAGACAAGTTATGAATCCATATATATCGGAAGGGGTTCCTGCACCAAATCGTTCATCCAGAGAGTACCATGGCCGGGAAACCAGCGCAGAGGATGCCGATCACGCCAAATCTGCATCCCTTGCATcccagaagaagaggggaagtTCTGTTCCTCCTTCGAGTGGGTCGAGGTACAAGTATCCGGGTGCATACCCTCCTGTCCCATCAGGCGGTCTAGATACATCATTCTTGGCCAACAGTAGTGGAGATGAGGCATCGACAACCAAATCCGTTGATATCGGCGTCACTTCTCCCCTTTCACCACCAGTTTCCAGGGACACAGATAGCGAATCGCTTGGAAGTCCAACGCAGGGCAGGCTAGCACCACCACTGCCGCAAATCTCGGTTCCCGGCACGACATTGTCCCCTGTGGTTGAGGATTTCCCTCAGAAAACACCTGAAACGCCCGAAGCGGCCAATCCTGCCAAGATGCCGACTCCCGGGACGGATAGTGTTTTGTCGGAGACATCAAACTACTTTACCGCTGCTAGCACTCCGGTAATTCAGTCAGAGGAGCCCAAGCCCGCTGAATCCTCCGATACTAAGCAAGATGATACTCCCAAGGATGGTGAGGGCAGTCATCCCACCATCGCAGATCGCGAACAAGCCCAGAAACTGTTCGATAGCCAAGACGAAGTGGTCGGAAACGAACCAGCTGCTGCTTGGCTGGGTGATCCTGACCGCGCAGTTATTCGAGAAGCATATATGGACCTGTTTGACTGGTCCAATATGCACATTCTGGCAGGCCTTCGTAGCTTGTGTAATCGACTCATCTTGAAAGGGGAGACACAGCAAATTGACCGGGTTCTGGACGCCTTTTCTACCCGATGGTGTCGGTGTAACCCACACCATGGATTCAAAGCTGCAG ACGTGGTGCATACGATTTGTtactctcttcttctcttgaATACCGACCTCCATCTCGCAGATATCGACCAGAAAATGACCAAAGCTCAATTCGTTCGCAATACGTTGCCTACTATAGAACGTGTCGCGATCGATGCGGCACCTGGCGACTTTGAGAATGGCAACAAGAATCAGGTATCGTCTTCTTCCGGGGCGGATGCGCCTTCAAAACTTGTGAACCGACTTTCTCGGGCGGACCTCTCTGGGAAAACATCAATGGCGGACTTTGAAAATGGCACTGGTCCGTTGGTCAATCAACCATTCCACGGAACCATGCGAGCATGGGAGCAACAGGTTGAGACCGTCCTCAGAGAATTTTACTCCTCGATTCAAAAGGAAAGGCTGCCACTACATGGCGCTCAGCCGGAGAGAGATACACCCCAAGCGTCTTCCAACAACCTCCTTAGTGCGAATCAGAACTCTAGCCTCCGTCGGAGCCCCAGTACGGTGAGTAAGAGCGGCTCCGATATTTATCCCCGTGGCCGCTCTGCCGATTCCCGCTATGGAACTGCGCGGTGGTCTTCCAAGCCTCGCTCGCGCGCGAGATTATATCCCCCATCGGCAATGGGCTCCAGTCGAACCAGTCTGGATGATCAATCTTCGCTCTGGAGTCCGTCTGCTTCCAGCACATGGAGCAAGTATTCCCTGGGTAAATTGACGTCTGTCTCGGTCGACTCGTTCGGATCGGACTTCCCGCGGGGCGAGTATCAACAGTCCATCGGGTTTGCGAATGCGTTGAGTCAGGCCATCATCCGCGAAGACGGGGCCTCGATCGCCAGCACTGAGGACCCAGAAGCCGCTCCTCTCCTGGAAGACGAGACTCTTCAACTTGCAGGTGCTCCGTGGGCCAAGGAAGGTAGCCTGAAACATAAGCATCATCTCGATTCCGTCGACAAGCGAGCGAAGGACCGGAATTGGAACGATTGCTTTGCGGTCATCCAGCAAGGTTGGATGCGGTTGTTTTCCTTCAACCCGGCGACGAAATCTGGCAAGCAACAAAAGGCCAAGCAGCGTCAAGCTGGCAGCGTGGTTGTTGGTGGAGGAAATTGGCTGTCCAATGCCGAGGAagtctggaaatttaccctACGCCAGACCATTGCTAGTCAATTGCCGCCGCCAGGATATTCCAAATCCCGACCCCATGTCTGGGCTCTGAGTCTGCCCACAGGAGCTGTCCATCTCTTCCAGGCCGGTACACCGGAAATTGTGCGTGAGTTTGTCTCAACGGCCAACTACTGGAGTGCCCGATTGTCGAAGCAACCTCTTGTCGGAGGCATCAGCAACATCGAATACGGATGGAGCGACGCCGTCATCAACAGTGCTTTGATTCACGCCGATAGCAATAACTCTAATAGTCCTAATCATAATACTAATGGCAAATCCACCCCTACCGGGACACGAACGAGTATTCAAAGCTCGATCCGGAGCTCCATGGATCAACAGGGCGTGCGACCAAAACTGCCCGCTGACCGGGTTAACATCAGCGATTGGACGCCACCTCAGCAGAGCATGGCGGCATCGAATCTGCCCGAAGAGGATCAGCTCAAAGCCTTGCAGGCCTACGTCAAGAACACCGAAGAAGAGTTCCAGCGACACAACGAGCGCCGGGCCGCCATGATCCTCGCATTCTCGCCGCGGCATCCTAACGCTTCCAAGGCGATGGCGAACTTTGAGCGGAAATCTTCGTATCTGCTACGGGAGATTGTCAAGTTTCGCACGTACATCGATTCGCTTCACGGGGCTTTAGAACAGAAGAAGCGAATCTACCCTCCTGGCGAGGAGAACAAGGAGAGCAACCCGACCGATAATGACGATTCCAAGGCTGGCGATGGGCAGGAGACGCCAACGAAGGTGTCCATCGAGACTGCCCATCCGGCATAA